A window from Plasmodium relictum strain SGS1 genome assembly, chromosome: 7 encodes these proteins:
- the CRMP1 gene encoding cysteine repeat modular protein 1, putative gives MSINYKNIFIIVLSFSILKYKNEKNNINFFKKNYMRYEENKYIFKQKEKPFKINEVKFYKNRFNNKHLSRLKNLSNENIFIVKNKSGELKKINRKKRFKRNFINSFIQPHFSKSKVNLYSSLQILIDQYCYPYVARCIGMYTKCLCVKETDIDKTIYSGTCLNNCGSISECYGYPKNLQKIIPQSFIDNKKILTCVSSRLQRKLNNGCGKNKVFRYNNRKGYCIPYDLLDFKKSGKYCYNNNKEITSCWGYFKDTCNNVDDYGVGNNLYFYSIIQNSCNEHIEGNGESYVGCQDMSITQRKCIHWNFLNVSELLGTHYGHNYCRNPESLETIYCFVKKGGFVVREFCTPKKDTILNDIIYSEKSISTFDITMKNVSDFRIMFMRNNCNTPFTDTNNPNKNIVYEKTNYIYHEVDGEIALTITFKYFQFDYKYISFNNLSICACYKDYYSDINISCTPNTYKKKVGTFIYSNSFFGKNSNVFHIDKNKYFTLNINGDSLRSETYISSGNYSYECNSLFLMYNYQDELSDLLNTDINKKIQKVYPPLNSSKKVSFIYGYSDKALKLETLIKRNVSYLLTIDNLSYISSQRLTNLKDGNNLICIKYNLNGYKSFYYAGKIIYNYGNSSEAKYLLKNDKSYYDNFTYIKRFPSYRGFHYFSFSDDSCEIDDPLLSNERILHTSEETNISRIKKYYSLYPYNHIKNYFKVYGRNMSFSPNDNGLFYILVKGIDIKGPVNYLCERDDQFKHPSAVSLVNFSDFFSVSFKEFAHYFEVYSIPTNIHNTYLSGIYYNFISNFFYLRELLSSYHKAKILSTWAHESDNYISLWFISTNVLTPFFLIKYQINSPSFAFADFVIISESVISLNFYIFSKRNRTIKKYNTDNFFKLNLIKEEYYLGLQGVVSIEKFSHNNKPYFLLLFKYSELAILDSDLEEVHIIKEKEKHVDSKPIKVQCLDMTNIMCFILYRYHQILWFSLYFNFQSPSFSSLTSSIFEENNLYTDSTNNLNNYNATEKKSISTLKSRSVYSTHRDKHNKSRQLKRSSSPPKKKKSAATILMKYIYIYIEHDKEVLLETPNDITVISKLNEYIIYVSFKESNKLHIYSTDRIEKTIEYYKFIKNEDLSHYNINYIFSYFFVDKNFINFFVTKEEENYAICSFVHENSSRTVVIYKPKEWYIYNKNIELKPIIKGDKRQIKHFSIQYDNDLQDQNIIIYKKSGIIQIHFNKIKSMNVKLKVIMYGLFQIYETYVTFNIICDSGKYYKNNGCHPCERGYYNNLKEIKKNIIYFTRCVPCEENKTTSLEIATNKNECLCDLGYEYVKNPNNPSNYICSPCPKGKYKNTVSNELCQGNGCKENSTSFITGAKSELEIRCLCNAGYYLSYNSSGLEFCQKCLPDYFCPGSLVGIQKCPPYNKTIPDSTTNSVSMNSCFCKKGYEPIDMNRRKIKGSRDGHYYKLFFNKYHYLQHQINPQHICMECNIGYYKDTISFKPCEKCPKNSTSKAYGSTSIKKCDSCYSGYYKKLNEGCSKCLPNHFCVGSFPKNDLVQYTGDAVICPNNSITIPPYEKNASFKNCLCVEGYIKNSQESYNLDEHCKPVPLNFYKDTISNDLGKSCPLNSITLIVGAKSIDECICNKGYYYNVTKKECEECPIGYYCPEKSLKNKFMKPQKCPNNSGNIKKGLHELRNCECNFGYAPNMYINKLLNNQSFKENEKRLLSSFKKFANEPNKKNIKNFKNYIASKRNNNFVNKKKNENHFDSNKLLLCIKCPPSTYKSVISNEPCDPCPKNSSTLESFNKSDVFFCLCNPGYYLDQQTCKPCSFSNFYCAGEKIYIITEDMHNEIINDIRKNISEFKGTNKNAFINSIIDKYDEKISDFNIKYDFKNGNPFDLYSSSKTLSTIQNYSERIRLSSKKNLESLNEKKNNEDLKNILKNFFHKDHKNIIYAKYQKIIKCQKNTVIPLGVDSSYTFDDCKCAKGYYLESKDFSKSIKICKPCKEGTFKNYVGDEAFCVSCPPKSTSFEGSIYPTHCFCKEGFFYSNENCLECLEGATCKGGLYESTMKRAQLDIENIIITKEDHVKPESKKGYFLDESVISFVDASEWKFIKCPINGACLEKNKCHYTMNNYLCVECTQGYTNSFMRSLCVKCPNNTINIILLFIIYVTFCFIIIIISYLNISSGFYRRSIHSIVIKIAVNYISCMLVITVLKENNLLLPTFVLDFYKKINNLIHRGENRKIVSVDCLLRHYFNLSYSDSFFYTSLIFFLIPVLLIISLTIILFIILKLYRLIKKKVIANRLDLLRIAKKEKIFFLANSLEKSYSKERFIMILRYIKLEHYTIMDRILIFFEDMIPVYVTFLFIIHAKTSLRMFQLFDCSYIKYSNNSGKYILSRASSVQCNLNTEYFKFFMLGLSGTIMWSVGIPLFSFFVLYINRHNLFHENVRIKYGFLHNGYLHNRWYWEAIVFIRKISVLFITTVIIFPSDETNASRLLLITFVAVFSLCVHFIFQPFDKRNFFTLNKLENFSLYIWVSTIIIISVLLSMNLKELLNFIILFFLAMLHIIFSVKLLFCLFYECVENIRRKKTCYNVPIIGSYAKLLGDIVEKKKKQEPLIYYDKNSKRIAIILPECVIKKKKKMENFAKSFQGIFKSLSHFYKRKKGYMQLKNHSDEVNEESKAIQQIPSTNKGIDTKSKYISKNYKISNQQDDDNDLLFEDSTQNQRMHFCSFLKSTNVSVYGNINKECRMFAIEIYKELFDIFLKNVTLIYISDMFFEFLFKISINIENLIDNLDQKEKIFESLNEEQNFDHLIQWSLERKEKYNENKKLEESELISYKNFKSNFNLSKENSDVFQVPLSFCDEMELNDSNDNKKNEDKKKKKKNQYISMKQKEKLFSFFSDDLLNKKIALSEFYFILIELKLKYFSSLPSCFYMFKIYKKLEKKYERRKLRKLNEKLKKCQSINDGNIKTNEGDLKIDEIKEKIPLLYKEFKDLSKIIEQLKHEYININKKDYEKDSANESVFTDLDDDISLSRFT, from the exons ATGTCtataaattataagaatataTTCATAATTGTTTTGTCCTTtagtatattaaaatataagaatgagaaaaataatataaatttttttaagaagAATTACATGAgatatgaagaaaataaatatatttttaagcaaaaagaaaaaccTTTTAAGATTAACGAGGTaaaattctataaaaatagatttaataataaacatTTAAGTAGATTAAAAAATCTtagtaatgaaaatatatttattgtaaaaaataaaagtggagaattgaaaaaaataaatagaaaaaaaagatttaagagaaattttattaattcctTTATACAACCTCATTTTTCTAAGTCAAAAGTCAATTTATATAGTTCTTTACAAATTCTAATTGATCAGTATTGCTATCCTTACGTGGCACGTTGTATAGGAATGTATACCAAATGCTTATGTGTTAAGGAGACAGATATAGATAAAACGATATATTCCGGTACATGCTTAAATAATTGTGGCTCTATTTCGGAATGTTATGGATATccaaaaaatttacaaaagaTTATTCCACAATCCTttattgataataaaaaaattttaacttgCGTTTCCTCACGTCTTCAGAGAAAATTAAATAACGGTTGcggaaaaaataaagtatttagatataataatagaaaaggATATTGTATTCCATACGATTTATTAGACTTTAAGAAATCAGGTAAGTATTgctataataataataaagaaataacgTCATGCTGGGGTTATTTTAAAGATACTTGTAACAATGTAGATGATTATGGTGTGGGTAACaacctttatttttattctattataCAAAATTCTTGCAATGAACATATAGAAGGAAATGGAGAATCATATGTAGGGTGTCAAGATATGTCTATTACTCAAAGAAAATGTATACATtggaattttttaaatgtatcaGAATTATTGGGTACGCATTATGGGCACAATTATTGTCGAAATCCTGAAAGTTTAGAGACTATTTACTGTTTTGTTAAAAAGGGGGGTTTTGTTGTGAGGGAATTTTGTACACCAAAAAAAGACACAATTTTGAATGATATTATTTACTCAGAAAAATCGATTTCTACTTTTGATATAACAATGAAAAATGTATCTGATTTTCGTATAATGTTCATGAGGAACAATTGCAATACACCATTCACCGATACTAATAAtccaaataaaaatattgtatatgaaaaaacaaattatattTACCATGAAGTAGATGGCGAAATTGCACTAACAAttacttttaaatattttcaatttgattataaatatatttctttcaaTAATTTATCTATTTGTGCGTGCTATAAAGATTATTATTCTGATATAAATATTAGTTGCACACCAAacacttataaaaaaaaagttggaacttttatatattctaattcattttttggGAAAAATAGTAATGTGTTCcatatagataaaaataagtatttcACTCTTAATATAAATGGTGATAGTCTTAGAAGCGAAACATACATTTCTAGTGGGAATTATTCATATGAATGCAACTCTTTATTTCTTATGTATAATTATCAAGATGAATTaagtgatttattaaatacagatattaataaaaaaatacaaaaagtGTATCCTCCATTGAATTCTTCAAAAAAGGTTTCTTTTATCTATGGATATTCTGATAAAGCTTTAAAATTAGAAACTTTAATCAAAAGAAACGTTTCATACTTATTAACTATTGATAATCTTAGTTATATTTCTTCTCAAAGACTGACTAATTTAAAAGAtggaaataatttaatttgtataaaatataatttaaatggttataaatcattttattatgctggaaaaataatatataattatggAAACTCTTCAGAAGCTAAATATCTTTTGAAAAATGATAAATCATATTATGATAactttacatatataaaaagatttCCTAGTTATAGAggttttcattatttttcatttagtGATGATAGTTGTGAAATTGATGATCCCCTTTTATCAAATGAAAGAATTCTGCATACGTCAGAAGAAACTAACATAAGtaggataaaaaaatattattctttatatcCGTATAATCATATtaagaattattttaaagTTTATGGGAGAAATATGAGTTTTTCTCCTAATGATAATGGgttgttttatattttagttAAAGGCATCGACATAAAAGGACCAGTAAATTACTTATGTGAAAGAGATGATCAATTTAAACATCCAAGTGCTGTATCCTTAGTTAATTTTTCAGATTTCTTTTCTGTATCATTTAAAGAATTTGCACATTATTTTGAAGTTTACAGTATTCCAACAAATATACATAATACATACTTAAGCGGTATATATTATAACtttatttcaaattttttttaccttAGAGAGTTATTAAGTAGTTATCACAAAGCAAAAATATTATCTACATGGGCTCATGAAAGTGATAATTATATATCATTATGGTTCATTTCAACCAATGTTCTaactcctttttttttaataaaatatcagATAAATTCACCAAGTTTTGCCTTCGCTGATTTTGTGATCATTTCAGAATCTGTAATATCTCTCAACTTTTACATTTTTAGTAAAAGAAATCGCACTATCAAGAAGTATAATacagataatttttttaaacttaacTTGATAAAAGAAGAATATTATTTAGGATTACAAGGAGTAGTGAGTATAGAAAAATTTTCTCATAATAATAAaccttattttttattactatttaaaTACAGTGAGCTTGCCATATTAGACAGTGATTTAGAAGAAGTTCatattattaaagaaaaagaaaagcaTGTAGATTCTAAACCTATAAAAGTTCAATGTTTAGATATGACAAATATAAtgtgttttattttatatagatATCATCAAATTTTATGGTTtagtttatattttaattttcaaaGTCCATCTTTTAGTTCATTAACGTCAAGTATTTTCGAAGAAAACAATTTATACACTGATTCtactaataatttaaataactataatgctactgaaaaaaaaagtataagtACGTTAAAATCTAGAAGTGTTTATTCTACGCATAGAGATAAGCATAATAAAAGTAGACAGTTAAAAAGATCATCATCAcctccaaaaaaaaaaaaaagtgcaGCAACGATactaatgaaatatatatatatatacatagaACATGATAAAGAAGTACTACTAGAAACTCCAAATGACATAACAGTAATAAGTAAGTTAAACGAATATATTATCTACGTATCTTTTAAAGAATCTAACaaattacatatttattCAACTGATAGAATTGAAAAAACAATTGAATATTAtaagtttataaaaaatgaggATTTATCccattataatattaattatatttttagttatttttttgtggataaaaattttataaacttCTTTGTGACTAAGGAAGAGGAGAACTATGCTATATGTTCTTTTGTCCATGAAAATTCAAGTAGAACAGTAGTAATTTATAAGCCAAAAGAAtggtatatatataataaaaatattgaattaAAACCTATTATTAAAGGGGATAAACGGCAAATTAAACATTTCAGTATACAATATGACAATGATTTACAAGATCagaatattatcatttataaaaaaagtggAATAATTCAAATTCATTTCAATAAAATCAAAAGTATGAATGTAAAGTTGAAAGTGATAATGTATGGGTTATTTCAAATATATGAAACCTATGttacttttaatataatatgtGATTCaggaaaatattataaaaataatggatGCCATCCATGCGAGAGaggatattataataatttaaaagaaataaaaaaaaatataatatattttacaagATGTGTACCTtgtgaagaaaataaaaccACTTCATTAGAAATAGCAACAAATAAAAACGAATGCTTATGTGATTTGGGATATGAATACGTAAAAAATCCAAATAATCCTAGTAATTATATTTGTTCTCCTTGTCCtaaaggaaaatataaaaatactgTATCAAATGAGCTTTGTCAAGGAAATGGCTGCAAAGAAAATTCTACTTCGTTTATCACAGGAGCAAAAAGTGAATTAGAAATTAGATGTTTATGTAATGCAGGATATTATTTAAGTTATAATTCTTCAGGCTTAGAGTTTTGCCAAAAATGTTTGCCTGATTATTTTTGCCCAGGAAGCTTAGTAGGAATACAAAAATGTCCAccatataataaaacaattcCTGATAGCACAACCAATTCTGTATCTATGAATAGCTGCTTTTGTAAAAAGGGATATGAACCAATTGATATGAACAGaaggaaaataaaaggaTCTAGAGATGGACATTACTacaaacttttttttaataaatatcattatttacaACATCAAATAAACCCTCAGCATATTTGTATGGAATGTAATATAGGATATTATAAGGACACTATATCTTTTAAACCATGTGAAAAATGCCCAAAAAATTCTACAAGCAAAGCATATGGTTCTACTAGCATAAAAAAATGCGATTCGTGCTATAGTgggtattataaaaaattgaatgaAGGTTGCTCAAAATGCTTACCTAATCATTTTTGTGTTGGCAGCTTTCCTAAAAATGATTTAGTTCAGTATACAGGTGATGCAGTAATTTGCCCTAATAATTCTATTACTATACCACCATATGAAAAGAACGCCTCTTTCAAAAATTGCTTATGTGTAGAaggatatattaaaaattctcAAGAATCTTACAACTTAGATGAACACTGTAAGCCAGTAcccttaaatttttataaagataCTATATCCAATGATTTGGGAAAATCTTGCCCTTTAAATAGTATCACTTTGATAGTGGGGGCAAAATCAATTGATGAATGTATATGTAATAAAGGGTATTATTATAATGTAACCAAGAAGGAATGCGAAGAATGTCCAATAGGATATTACTGCCCagaaaaaagtttaaaaaataaatttatgaaaCCCCAAAAATGTCCAAATAATTCTGGAAACATTAAGAAAGGACTACATGAACTAAGAAATTGCGAATGCAATTTCGGTTATGCTccaaatatgtatataaataaattgcTTAATAATCAatcatttaaagaaaatgaaaaaaggcTTTTATCTtcctttaaaaaatttgcaAATGAGCcgaataagaaaaatataaaaaattttaaaaattatattgcTTCTAAAAGgaataataattttgtaaataaaaaaaaaaatgaaaaccaTTTTGATTCTAATAAACTATTATTGTGTATTAAATGCCCTCCCTCAACCTATAAATCAGTTATATCAAATGAACCATGTGATCCATGCCCTAAAAATTCTAGTACATTGGAATCTTTCAATAAATCCgatgtttttttttgtttgtgtAATCCGGGATATTATTTAGATCAACAAACCTGTAAGCCATGCTCTTTTAGTAATTTTTATTGTGCaggagaaaaaatatatataataactgAAGATATgcataatgaaataataaatgatattagaaaaaatatctCTGAATTTAAAGgtacaaataaaaatgcttttattaattctattattgataaatatgatgaaaaaatttcagattttaatataaaatatgattttaaaaatggaAATCCTTTTGATTTATATAGTTCTAGTAAAACATTATCTACCATTCAAAACTACAGTGAAAGAATAAGACTATCAAGTAAAAAAAACCTGGAATCtttaaatgagaaaaaaaataatgaagatttaaaaaatattttaaaaaatttttttcataaagaccataaaaatattatatatgcaaaatatcaaaaaatcataaaatgCCAAAAAAATACAGTAATTCCTTTAGGTGTAGATTCTTCTTATACTTTTGATGATTGTAAATGTGCTAAAGGATATTATTTAGAATCAAAAGATTTCTCTAAatctataaaaatatgtaaaccATGTAAAGAAGGgacatttaaaaattatgttgGAGATGAAGCATTTTGTGTTTCTTGCCCTCCCAAATCTACCAGTTTTGAAGGGTCTATTTATCCTACTCATTGTTTTTGTAAAGAaggttttttttatagtaatGAAAATTGTTTGGAATGTTTAGAAGGAGCTACATGTAAGGGTGGATTATATGAAAGTACCATGAAGAGGGCTCAATTGGATATTgagaatattattattactaaagAAGATCATGTAAAGCCTGAATCGAAAAAGGGATATTTTTTAGATGAAAGTGTAATCAGCTTTGTTGATGCTAGCGAATGGAAGTTTATTAAGTGTCCTATAAATGGGGCATGCTTAGAAAAAAACAAGTGTCATTATACtatgaataattatttatgcGTTGAATGTACTCAAGGATATACAAACAGCTTTATGAGGTCTTTATGTGTGAAATGCCCTAATAATACTATTAACATTAtccttttatttataatttatgttACTTTTtgctttattattataattatatccTATTTAAACATATCCTCTGGTTTTTATAGAAGATCCATTCATTCTATAGTAATTAAGATTGCCgttaattatatttcttgTATGTTAGTTATTACAGTtttaaaggaaaataatTTGCTATTGCCAACATTCGTTCttgatttttataaaaaaataaataatttaatacaTAGAGgtgaaaatagaaaaattgtAAGTGTGGATTGTTTGCTAAGgcattattttaatttgagCTATAGCGATTCTTTCTTTTATACaagtttaatattttttcttattccagttcttttaattatatcattaactataattttatttatcataCTGAAATTGTATAGactcataaaaaaaaaggtaattGCAAATAGATTGGATTTATTGAGAATAgctaaaaaagaaaaaatattctttttagcTAATTCTTTAGAAAAGTCATATTCAAAAGAAAGATTTATAATGATATTGAGGTATATAAAGTTAGAGCATTATACCATAATGGATAggatattaattttttttgaagataTGATTCCTGTATATGtgacttttttatttattatacatGCAAAAACATCTTTAAGAATGTTTCAATTATTTGACTGttcttatattaaatatagtAACAATTCtggaaaatatatattaagcAGAGCTAGTAGTGTCCAATGTAATTTGAATACAGAATATTTCAAGTTTTTTATGTTAGGATTATCGGGAACAATTATGTGGTCTGTAGGAATACctttgttttcttttttcgttctatatataaatagaCACAATTTATTTCATGAAAATGTTCGTATAAAATATGGATTTTTACATAATGGCTATTTACATAATAGATGGTACTGGGAAGCTATCGTTTTTATTCGTAAAATAAGTGTACTATTTATTACAACAGTAATTATATTTCCATCAGACGAAACTAATGCATCAAGATTATTGCTTATTACTTTTGTGGCTGTATTCTCTTTATGTGTTCACTTTATTTTCCAACCATttgataaaagaaatttcttcactttaaataaattagaaaacTTTAGTTTATACATATGGGTTTCTaccattattataatttctgTTTTATTATCAATGAATTTAAAAGAGTTActaaatttcattattttatttttcttggCCATGCTTCACattatttttagtgtaaaattgttattttgcttattttatgaatgtgtggaaaatataagaagaaaaaagacGTGCTATAATGTACCGATTATTGGTTCCTATGCCAAATTATTAGGAGATattgtagaaaaaaaaaaaaaacaagagcctttaatttattatgataaaaattctAAAAGAATTGCTATTATTCTTCCAGAAtgtgttataaaaaaaaaaaaaaaaatggaaaatttCGCTAAATCATTTCAAggaatttttaaaagtttatctcatttttataagagaaaaaaaggatataTGCAATTAAAAAACCATTCGGATGAAGTAAATGAAGAAAGCAAAGCAATTCAACAAATACCTAGTACGAACAAAGGAATAGATacaaaaagtaaatatatttctaaaaattacaaaataagTAATCAGCAGGATGATGATAATGATTTGTTGTTTGAAGATTCTACACAAAATCAAAGAATGcatttttgttcttttttaaaGAGCACTAATGTTTCTGTATATGGAAACATAAATAAAGAATGTAGAATGTTTGCTATAgaaatttataaagaattatttgatatatttttaaaaaatgtcaccttaatttatatttctgATATGTTCtttgagtttttatttaaaatatctatcaatatagaaaatttaatagATAACCTAGAtcagaaagaaaaaatatttgaatcGTTAAATGAAGAACAAAATTTTGATCACCTTATTCAGTGGTCATTAGAAAGAAAAGagaaatataatgaaaataaaaagctAGAAGAGAGTGAATtaatttcttataaaaattttaaatctaATTTCAATTTATCTAAAGAAAATTCAGATGTTTTTCAAGTCCCTTTATCGTTTTGTGATGAAATGGAACTAAATGATTCCAAtgacaacaaaaaaaatgaggataaaaaaaaaaaaaaaaaaaatcaatata tttccatgaaacaaaaagaaaaattattttcttttttcagtGATGatctattaaataaaaaaattgcgTTGTcagaattttattttattctcatagaattgaagttaaaatattttagtaGTTTACCTTCCTGTTTCTACATgttcaaaatatataaaaaattagaaaaaaaatatgaaaggCGGAAATTGAggaaattaaatgaaaagttaaaaaaatgcCAAAGCATTAATGATGGTAATATAAAAACTAATGAAGGAGATTTAAAAATAGAtgagataaaagaaaaaataccactattatataaagaatttaaaGATCTTTCTAAAATAATTGAACAATTAAAACATGAATATattaacataaataaaaaggattATGAAAAAGATTCAGCAAACGAAAGTGTATTTACTGATTTAGATGATGATATTTCTTTATCAAGATTTACTTGA